The DNA segment TGTTATGACTACAACTATAATGAAAATCATTAGGAACATGCCCGTTGGTTTTTGTTGTTTTCTGTAACTCAGTAACATTTCCACAACACCAATAACTATAATACCCATTAAAATTTTAAATATAGCCAGAATCCAGCTTTGTTCAACACTGTACTGCACCATCATTACTCCACTTAAAATAACTAGAATGTAAAAAATTCGGTTAATCATCTGTAAAATTGTAAATCCTTTAGTTGATTTCGAATAAATCGCTAGTGCTGTAACAGTTAGAACAACAATCGCTACCCAAGAAATCAAATGTACATATCCCCACATAATACTTCCTTCTTTCCTATTAAGATTTTCTTACTTTATTAGTTAAAGTGCCGATTTTATCAATCGTAATTTCAATGTTATCTCCTGCTTTTAAAAATGTTGGAGGAGTCATGCCTTTACCCACTCCACTTGGTGTGCCAGTTGCGATTATATCACCTGGAAATAAGGTATGTCCCTTTGATAAATCAGCTATAATTTTTGCCAAATTGAAAATAAACTTTTCTGTAGTATCCGATTGCCGAACTTCTCCATTCACTTTTGTTTCAATATGAAAAGTAACTTCTTCGTTAGTTTGATTTTCTAAGATAAACGGTCCTATTGGGCAACTAGCGTCCAGACTTTTCCCAAGATAAAATTGCTTATGCTTTTTTTGTAGATCTCTAGCTGTAATATCGTTCAAAATAGTAAAACCAAAAATGGATGATAAGGCTTCACTTTCTGATATATCTCTAATTTCTTCACCAATAATAACTGCTAATTCTCCTTCATAATCTAGTTGTTCTGTTATATTTTGATGTAACTCGATTTCACCATTATGAGGTATCAAGCTGTTTGCACTCTTTGTAAAAACAAGAATATGCTCAGGTACATCCTCTTTACTTCCCATTTCTAACACATGATTATAATAATTTTTCCCTATCGCCATAATATTATTAGGTGGAGTGAAAGGTATTTGGATTACTACATCCTTTAAATCAATTGTTTCTTTCGCTGTTTCTATGTTCAGAACTGTCGGCTTTTCTTTGATAAAATCTAATAATGTCGCCGGTGGATTCGGAAGAACTTCTTGTACTGGAATAATTTCATTTTCGTCTTTCAAGATACCGTAATTAAGATTTCCTTTATATAAATAGCTTAACCATTTCATTTAAAAACCTTCCTCTATGTTTATTTGACAAATATGTTGTCCGTCGAAAAAATATAGATAAGCATTGGAAACTTTTTTTCCGGTTATCGCTTGAATTGCTTCTGCGTACAACTTGATTTGAATTTGATAACGTTCTTTCATTACTTTCTCCGCTGCTTCCCAGTTAGCATAGCGTCCTTCAATCTTGTCAGTTTTGTAGTCTATTAGTGTAATGGCGTCCTCCTCTTCAATCATGCTATCAACTACACCTTGGATAAGTACATGTTCTTCAAGGTCCGATTGTTTATATAATTTAGC comes from the Listeria welshimeri serovar 6b str. SLCC5334 genome and includes:
- a CDS encoding YisL family protein, which produces MWGYVHLISWVAIVVLTVTALAIYSKSTKGFTILQMINRIFYILVILSGVMMVQYSVEQSWILAIFKILMGIIVIGVVEMLLSYRKQQKPTGMFLMIFIIVVVITVSLGFYLSGGYPLFN
- a CDS encoding fumarylacetoacetate hydrolase family protein encodes the protein MKWLSYLYKGNLNYGILKDENEIIPVQEVLPNPPATLLDFIKEKPTVLNIETAKETIDLKDVVIQIPFTPPNNIMAIGKNYYNHVLEMGSKEDVPEHILVFTKSANSLIPHNGEIELHQNITEQLDYEGELAVIIGEEIRDISESEALSSIFGFTILNDITARDLQKKHKQFYLGKSLDASCPIGPFILENQTNEEVTFHIETKVNGEVRQSDTTEKFIFNLAKIIADLSKGHTLFPGDIIATGTPSGVGKGMTPPTFLKAGDNIEITIDKIGTLTNKVRKS